DNA from Solanum stenotomum isolate F172 chromosome 3, ASM1918654v1, whole genome shotgun sequence:
GGAAATCATAAAGATTGTTTTTTTTCCCCCAAATTGTTTTATAGTTCAATTTCAGTCTAGTAGTTCCATCCCTTGTATTCCTTTCATACTACTAGTTTCTTGTTCTAGGATTTTGTATTTTGGTTATCGtatgattttgttgttgttactgcATAGAATGATTTGTCAGGCTTTGTATAGTATTTTGCCCTGACTTCTTCTCTtctattatttccttttctgtactactttgaacttttttttcttgagcCAAGGGTTTATTGGAAGCAAACTCTCTACCTCCAAGGTAAGGGtaagggtaaggtctgcgtatacTTTACCCTTCCCGGAGCCtactttgtgggattacattgggtatgttgttgttgttgtagttcaTCCCTGTATGTTCTAAAGGTGGCTTTAAGTTTTGTTTTTGGGTGTTTATTTACAACCTTATTTTGATAATGGAGTCTGTCTCACTTTAGTTTATTGTCTTGTTCCGTATTGTACAGTTTTGCAACTATGCTATAACCATTTTACTGGTAGCATACCCACTCAACTAGGGACTCTAACAAAGCTCAATGTCCTGGCTCTGCAATCCAATCAGTTAACTGGTGCGATCCCGGCTAGTTTGGGTGACTTGGGAGTGTTGATGAGGGTGGACTTGAGTTATAATAGTCTTTTCGGTTCAATTCCTTCAAAACTTGCGGATGCTCCCCTACTTGAAGTCTTGGATATCCGAAACAACAAGATTTCTGGCAATGTGCCTCTTGGTAATGAATTTTCTCGCCCTACATTGTACTCTCTCCGTTGGAGTTTCGAGAGTCAACCAAGTTTTTTTTAGTGGCATTTCCATATATGCCTTTTAGAtaattttagttgttaatttttgtgtttCATAGTACTTAATAagtagttttcaaatatataagtttttttttcaaaaaacttaaaGCTTCTATGTCCGATTCATGGTCAAAGTTTAGAcgtttgaatcttgaaattccAACTGTGTCACATAAGTTGAGACAAAGGGAGTTATGTATATGTAGCCCCATAAGAGTCGTATGTATAGTTTCTTGGTAAATTATATCTTATCTGGTCTTTTGTTTTCTGTCTTATGAAGCTTTGAAGAGATTAGTTGAAGGTTTCCAGTATGAGAACAATCCAGGACTATGCGGTGTGGGTTTCCCATCCTTGCGAGTTTGTACATCTTTGGATCGCTCGAATCCTAATAGACCAGAACCCTATGGAGTTGGCTCAAGTGGTTTATCTACTAGAGATATTCCAGAAACAGCTAATCTCAATCTAAATTGCAGCAGAAATGCCTGCACAACGTCGTCTAAAACCTCACAGGCATCTGTTGTTGTAGGGGTTATTGTGGTTACTATTATTGCATCTGCTATAGGAATTCTTTCCTTCACGCACTATAGAAGACGAAAGCAGAAACTTGGAGGTGGACTGGAAATGTGTGATAGCCGTCTCAGTATTGACCAGGCCAAGGAAGTCAATAGGAAGAATGGTTCTCCCCTAGTCAGTCTTGAGTACTCAATTGGTTGGGATCCGTTGGCTGAGGGCCGGCGTTATGGTGGAGTTTCCGAAGAGATTCTGCAGAGATACAGATTCAATTTGGAAGAGGTGGAGTCAGCTACACAGTACTTTGCTGATAAGAATCTATTGGCTAAGAGCAACTTTTCAACTACATATAGAGGGACTCTAAGAGATGGATCACTTGTTGCTGTTACGAGAATTGCCAAAATTAGCTGCAAGTCAGAAGAAGCTGAGTTTTTGAGAGGACTAAACATTTTGACATCTCTGAGACATGATAATTTAGTTAGGCTGAGAGGTTTCTGTTGCTCTAAAAGCCGGGGAGAATGTTTTCTCGTTTATGATTTTGTGCCAAGAGGAAACTTGTTGCACTACCTAGATTTGAAGGAGGACGAAGCTCGAGCTCTTGAATGGTCCATGAGGGTATCTATCATTAGTGGCACTGCAAAAGGTCAGTTTTTGAATCAACTCTATCTTGTAAGATCTAAAGTACAGTAATTTGACATTATATTACTTTTTCTGAGCTTACTGTCAACAATTCAATAATGCCTTTTTATCTATCTTGAGCAGGCGTTGAGTATTTGCACGGGTGCAAGGTGAATAAGCCAGCTCTAGTGCATCAGAATATCTGTGCTGAAAACGTGCTCCTTGATCAACGATTCAAACCATTGCTTTCAAATTCAGGCCTGCATAAGCTCCTCACAAATGATACCGTCTTTTCAACACTCAAGGCAAGTGCTGCCATGGGATATTTAGCTCCAGAGTACTCCACTACAGGCCGATTTACTGAGAGGAGTGATATTTATGCCTTTGGAGTGCTCATTTTCCAAATTCTATCTGGCAAGAGAAAATTCACCAGTTCAATGCGTGCTGCTGCTGAATTGTCCAAATTCCACGACTTGATGGACATGAATCTCCGTGGAAGGTTCTCTGAGTCTGAAGCAACAAAACTAGCGAAAACCGCTTTGTTATGTACACATGAATGTCCAGAGGAGAGACCAACCATGGAAACAATCGTACGAGAAATTGGTAATTTAGGTAGTCCTTCCTAATGCTAATGATCTTCTTCCATCAACTATTGCCTGTGGCAAATTTTCAGTCCTCCTAACTTATTAGCTGGAGATAGATTCGTACTAACCTCTCACGAGTATTGGAGCTTCAAATATTTAGTCAGTCTGAGAACTTCTTCGACTGAGGACTTGACCATTTTGTGAATGTTTGCATCTCGTATGCCATTTAACCTTAGGATTTCTCATGTTGGAAGATTTTCCTCTGTTTATCTCATGGATTCTAATTAATCTGTTTGTAAAAAGATGAATGTTCTTCCATTTACCTAGGATCATTGCTTCGTTTTCGTTTTCGTTTTGTGCCTGGACTTTCATATTATTAATTCTACATTGTTTGCTGCTTAAAAACATTTTGAAGAAGCTTGAGGCATATTTTGTCCCAACAGAGAGATGTGCTTGAATTGATCAGTGATTGTGGGAGATGTTCTCCTACTACTTTCGTATTTTACgattaaaaatctaaaaaaatccTCATGGACACTGCAAAAGCCATTCTCTTTGCCTTTTGTATGATAGGTAACATTTTGTACCAGTTCGAGTATAGGCTACAAGACCCGAAGGCCATGGTCCACGGCTAATGGCCATGGTTTGTCCATCATACTTGGAAGCGAGGAGTGCTTACCATTCAAGCAACTCCTAGGGGATTTATCTTCGATTAATAAGAATACAGAAAAAGTTGGTCATTTTAGGTTAATCAAAACTTTTCCTCATAcatattttgttctttgttAGTTCAATTCTACATCAAGTAACTATTTACAATTCCAATCTACTAAAAGACTGCCTTATCTGGTACAATATATCGCGATTTAGGCTTCAACCACTCTCCTTCGAGGAGATTTTACTCTGTATACATGTTCTTCCCCTGTGCATTTATCTACTTTAACAATCCAGTGTCCGCAATCAGTATCCACTTTCATCTTTGCAGCTATTCTGGTCAGCAGCAGCCCTTCTCCTATAGGCAACAATTGTGTCCTCAAAGGGCTGCTCTTCCATGACTCTTTGCAGAAAGCATTGTACCCCAAAACAATGGTACTTTTATCCCTTCTGCTCTTTCGCAACGATCCTAGAATCTCTTCATGATTCTGAATGTTACAATCCACAGCTATGAAGTCAGCATCCTTGTAGTAATTTGGCAGCAGCATCTGTAGAGTCTGAGATTTCGCGACAACAAACTCAAGGTGACTAGAATTCGTGCCTAAAGCCATTTTGGAGAGATGTAATTCTTCTATACCCTGGAGGATGCAGATCACTCGTCCTCTGGTTTGTTGAGCTGCAGCCACCAAGGCAAGGGTGGTTGAGTCTGCAACATTGGCACAAGCAACCACCATGATTTGTGCATTGTTTCCTGCTGCAAGTGCGGAAATGAACTCTGCTCCGTTTGGCTCATTAGCTCTCTTTCCCTGAATCAATCAAAATGAACACAATTTTAGCAAATAAATTCAATTGGAAAACAAATCATTTCTAAGGAAATTCTCTAACATAAACGATCAAACCTTTCTATAACAATAATTCTCTATAGCACATTTCGCAATAGAAGTTAAAAAAACATCGTGACACAAACAATACTGTTATAGAGAGGTTTGACTCGATTTCATCATAGTAGTACTTACCATGTTCATTGTTTTGAGAAAGGCTTTGGTGGCATTTTCAGCAGACCAACAACTCATTTTTCTTGACTTTTCTTTATGAATTCTTGAAAAAGTAGAGAGCTAGAGATGTAATCAACTTATTTATATACAGGACAGACGCAACCTAATTAGTGTGTCCATGTGGAATTGATTTGGTAAAAATTCTCAACTTGGCGTtacctaaaataaaatatgaaaaataattacaaaatgggatacctttttatttatttattattattcttgaaattcttgatcCAGATATGGTAGATTATAATTTGGGTAAAATAGTGCTACTAGGTCTCAAGATTGaattagtatattattatttaatttggatGTATATTTTGAGTCACAAGTTGTTGGGCATAAAGTAATGTGAAGGCCATGTTATCAATGACCTAAGGCGACCTTCCTGGAGActgaaaaaattgataaaataattgatgACGAGGAGTCCATTAAGCTCTATAATGTGGATAGAGTTGaaacttaggggtcgtttgtgggtgtattaaaaaaaataatgcatatattTACTTTGCGTATTATTAGTATGTTGTTTGACACACTttttttagatatattttatttggtattacGATATATATAATTAGCTAATACATGAAAATCCTGCTAATGCACGCATTAGTATTGTTAAAGACATAATTACCCATCAAAATCTTTTCCACATCCTTTCCACCGAAtgtataaaagatatttttgtgaacaaatatttttatatacaaaatcaAATACTACATATGAAACAATTTCGACATAACTAATGCCTGCATTATTAATATcaacattactaatacatcatATTTAACGCTATTTTTATACCCCTATCAAATGAGCTTTTACTTCACTAAGCAGTATTAGCATGTTTTAAGGTACAAACAGTGTGCTAATTAATATGCTTAAACCAAAACCAGGTTCTCCTTTGTATTAACAGCTGTCTTTTGAGAAGATTCAAGAATCAAGACTATTAGGTTGCTGGGATTGTAATACTACTAGTTTGCTATgccttttttagttttttctgaaaaaacataaataagagTTTATCATGGAAACTTCAAGTGCTTggcttaaaataaaaaacaaaaaattaggaGCCACTTTGGGTTAGCTGATTTAGAATAGCTAATAAACatttaatgtgttttttttttctctcaaagtGATTTGTTAAATAAGCAAtttattttgagatttaaaaataaataaataaaagggatTAAATGGTAAAATATTTGATCAAAACGAAAGCTTTTATAAGTTGGAAAATGTAAGTTATGAGGTGATCAATTTATGATTTTAGTGATTTGTTTGTAAGCACTTAGCATTAGGGGTGGGGTGAAGTgcacaaatattaatttttggaGTTGCCATTTAACTAATGCCTATtgtacaattcttttttttttaatacaagttttctcgtttttggaaataattcaAACATACACTATTAAGATTTGAGGTTGATAATTCGTGTttgatatatatgtaaaaattgcCTTAAATCTTCAGCATGTGAGCCTAAATTTATTTTGCcgaaaaagttttttatttttcaaatttcaataattCAACCCCCAAATCTATTTCAAAGAAGCTCAAATTTAAAACATTCATATATTATAAAGAACAAACTATAActattaatttgtcaaaataacaacaaatttAACGAACCCATTTTACGCACAAGTTAAATTTGACTGAAGTTTCAAGCGTGTGAACTTTATTgccaacaaaataataattttatttttgaattttaacaTCCAAATCTACAAAAACATAATTTGAACATAAGTTacattttatcataaaaaacaATCCTCAATCATcaaattatcaaataattaacaacatatcTAACAAACACATTTATGacttaatttttcatatattattgcGCTTAGACATACATAACTGAAACACATGTTAAAAGACTAAAACTTCTGGCGTGTgcatttgaaatttcaaagaaCAACTCTAGAATGAAACTATATTAGAGTGATTCTAGGAAAAGATTATTGGAAGTACTCTAGAGAGTAGTAAATATCTCTAACTAGATCCTTTCAGCACcatctataaatagagatgaTTATTTGAGTTCTtagcaaacaaaaaagaagTGAGTCATCCAGACTATATAGTGTGAGAGAGAGCCATAAAAGAATTGCTAGAGTGTGagtgaaagaaaaagattaAGCACAAAGAAGTATTAGACCAAAGTTAATTTTTACTTTGGTCCCAATTGTTATGGCCAGTACCCCACCACTCCTGACAATCTACCAGGCTAGACTAGTATTCGAATCGCTGCTTCAAGTATTGATCGATCTAGTCTGATACCAATTGCTATCATCTGAATATGAGTGTTCAGCCTAAAAGACTAACCTATTAGGTATAAAAGAGCTCATTTAATCTACAAATTCACAagtatttctctttttaataaaaacaatcTTCAGACAAATCACAATAATACTCGTTCCGCTTAAAATAACCACATAGGTTTTATTTTTCACAAGAGACAACTTTCACACTTGAATATATGACTTTCTGATCATACAACAACTCTGGCTATTGCGCAAAAGCTACCCTTCAGTAAACCACATAGATATGCTAGGGGAAATTAATATTAACTTTGTATGAATCTAATTGCGCTAACTCTTTACTTTCAATGCCACAtcgtgtcggattctccaaaaatacactatttttggtgaatccgacacgcaccccTTGACTCTTGAATATGAAATGACAATTTAGCATAAGAATAGCCGGTAGTTCAGAAGCAGAACAAGTCAGAGTTTGTATTGCCTGTGGATAGGGAAGCATAGATGTAGATCCAATCAAGTTGAGACTTGTTGTCTTAACAGAGAAACAACGTGCATAAATTCTGTGTCCCCCGGTCTTTACAGGCCAGGACCCATTATATATTATCTTCTGATTCTGCACTTGTAGTAAGTGATGCAAAAAACagaattttactatttattccCAATAGGCCACAAAAAGACACTTCTTGGAACTTACTCTCTTATTCTAGtttatatgatataaaatttttttaaaaaaggaaatggCAGAAGAGAGATTTGAGTCAATAAGtttaatattttgtaatatGATTATGCAAGCTGTGACCTAAATATTAGGATGTTGTATAGAAAGTGTTAACTTAATGGTGGACATATTTGCACCAACTTGCCGTGTCCTTAATGTAGAGAAATCATATTAGTATTCTTTCATTAAGCTAAAGCTAGCTCAAAAATAGTTATAA
Protein-coding regions in this window:
- the LOC125860419 gene encoding probable leucine-rich repeat receptor-like protein kinase At1g35710 codes for the protein MGFPPLFLCFLFILFSLSVSGNAELQALMDLKASLDPENALLTSWTVSGNPCDGSFEGIACNEKGQVANISLQGKGLKGKLSPAIAGLTHLTGLYLHYNSLYGEIPREISNLVELTDLYLNVNDLSGEIPQELGNMSKLQVLQLCYNHFTGSIPTQLGTLTKLNVLALQSNQLTGAIPASLGDLGVLMRVDLSYNSLFGSIPSKLADAPLLEVLDIRNNKISGNVPLALKRLVEGFQYENNPGLCGVGFPSLRVCTSLDRSNPNRPEPYGVGSSGLSTRDIPETANLNLNCSRNACTTSSKTSQASVVVGVIVVTIIASAIGILSFTHYRRRKQKLGGGLEMCDSRLSIDQAKEVNRKNGSPLVSLEYSIGWDPLAEGRRYGGVSEEILQRYRFNLEEVESATQYFADKNLLAKSNFSTTYRGTLRDGSLVAVTRIAKISCKSEEAEFLRGLNILTSLRHDNLVRLRGFCCSKSRGECFLVYDFVPRGNLLHYLDLKEDEARALEWSMRVSIISGTAKGVEYLHGCKVNKPALVHQNICAENVLLDQRFKPLLSNSGLHKLLTNDTVFSTLKASAAMGYLAPEYSTTGRFTERSDIYAFGVLIFQILSGKRKFTSSMRAAAELSKFHDLMDMNLRGRFSESEATKLAKTALLCTHECPEERPTMETIVREIGNLGSPS
- the LOC125859971 gene encoding uncharacterized protein LOC125859971, coding for MSCWSAENATKAFLKTMNMGKRANEPNGAEFISALAAGNNAQIMVVACANVADSTTLALVAAAQQTRGRVICILQGIEELHLSKMALGTNSSHLEFVVAKSQTLQMLLPNYYKDADFIAVDCNIQNHEEILGSLRKSRRDKSTIVLGYNAFCKESWKSSPLRTQLLPIGEGLLLTRIAAKMKVDTDCGHWIVKVDKCTGEEHVYRVKSPRRRVVEA